TGACCAAGCACCAGGTGTCGATCAGAAGGCGTACAAATGATCGTTTCGTCTTTGGTGCCGGACACATTTGTGGCGGCTCGTTAATAGAGCCGAATGTGGTGCTCTCCGCAGCGCATTGCTTTGTCAAGTGAGTGAGTTTTTCGAGCGTTTAATTGGTGTTTGTGAATTTCTccaacttattattattttctgtactatttttatttgcagtCAGGAGATCAATACGGGCATTTATCGTCCTGCTTCTGATTACGTGGTGGTTATGGGCACTTTGGACCGCTATGAGCGCACCGAATACACGCTACAGTTCGATATCAATAAGATAGTTTATGGCATAAATCCATTTAATTTGTCCACTTATGAGACTGATATTGCTTTGGTGTTTTTGGATGGTTCGGTGCCGGCAGGACATCCCACTGTGCAGACGATACAAAGAGCTACAACTGAGGTAGCCGTAGGCACTGTCTGTCAGGCGACGGGTTGGGGTCAAACTGAAAGTGTAAGTGATTGTTTCAAAGTTGTGGCttggattttgaaaagtttCGTAAGTTttcagtataacttcaaaatcgTAGCCTCAAATCATACTTTTTGCCTTTAAAGGTTAGATTTTTGATATAACGATAGCATTGTGGCATGTTTCTTGGaacataacctacaaaataTTCCAATGTGTTATATATATGAGTGAAAGGCGTGAACTCGATTGTGTCTTAAATGGATTTTAACGggatataagtatattatttatgGGCCTTGTAGGCCTGTTCGAGGTGCTTAAGTTTTTAGCAATAAGTATAACCTCGTATGTTATGATTATAATATTTCaagagaatttaaaattttatgaaataacaaGTGAAAAAATAGCTTGGCATGAAAGCATATTCGTAAAGAGcaactacgtctcagatggtccattcgttgagtccaattttcgatgaatcATTCGAGAATTTCAACTGGTAGCTGGCGATTGATACGCGTGAAGTTTTTActctaaggcctgaatcgaagcgggattgtttgCATATACTTTAGACTCTTTAGTATATATCCAGgaaggaaaaagtctaacagtgtgatatctgCTCAGTGAAGTGAttccgatgattccaccggcccacaaatcacaccaaaccaaACCAAATTTCTGAATGagatggcagctcttgaatctgttcaggttgctcttcgtctcgaatgcggcaattttggttgtatacaattttgcttgaccagaaatgggcctcatatcttaacaaaattgggatcgaaaacatcgaatcttcttggaacttttcaagagcccatagagcgaagcgatgtcacttgggaaggtcgagggacttcagttcttgcacacgCTGTATTTTGAacgctttcagtttaagatctcggcttaaaatgcgctaagtcttttcatacgtcagtctgagttgctgcgaacggcgtcgaatcgactctccacgatctTCCTGTACACTCTCAGCTCCGGCTGCTATATCTTTTCACTGGACGTGGTCCATTCGGTCAAATAATATCCAGAAAATATCCTGGATAtcaagatgggtgatgttgttgcgaatagtacggtCAGTAGGCCGATAATGTTAACCATAAGTTGAAAGCGCGGAGCGCGCGAAActcattctttacagaacgtgaatttttgtaataaagttgaacgatttgtaaacacgGTACAGACGAAAAttcttccatgatgaaatgccaaacaatactcaacaaaaataaagtgacagcttgacacgactcacccgtgatctgtcaaaaacagtctattaaaaaaagtacctCTGCTTGGACCACCTTGATgatgagtcaatttagccatttGTGTGTCTGTCCGTCTGAAAATGCGCGAAATAGTCTcttcgagatatcgatctgaaattttccataCTTCTTTTCCACTTCAAGAAGCTGTTCGTTTGGcggaaccgtcgatatcagACGACTATCTGTCATAcaagatcggaatcaagtagaaagttttttatttgacaagatattgcAACGCAATTTGGTATGAGTTGTTGCTCAAGGTAACGCtgcaatatccgaaaaaattgtttggatcGAATTATTATAGGTTATGGCTGTcttgcaaactgaacgatcggaatcaagttcttgtaaggaatatattgcttttgtgaattttttttatctgcCTGTGGGACATTTCGCAACAATTTGCAGCTTTATTTGCTCTCTAAGCGTGACAAGAGCATATTGCTAGAGAGGAgagaggagtatgcgaacagaactattgctaatttttaatagaatatGACTTACGCACACATATAAAACGGTGCCAATATTTATCTTTATTACTGTTATTAATGCATATAAAAgcttaaacatatacatatgtacatacttacatatgtacatgaacaATTCAATATTTTCCGTTGAAAATTTAGACACTTTATCGCCGCATTATTGCTTTATAAAACTCACCTGGGCACGGCCCATAAATTCATTTccgctttttatttatttttttattattaattgctAACGTCAAATTTTAGGCATTTCTAACTGTTTCCGCTTTTTATCATGTTATTTTAGGGTTTATTGGCCAAAGAATTAATGTCAGTTGACTTACCGATAATTGGAAGTAACCAGTGTACCGCAGACACCGACTTCGCCAAGGGTCTGATACGCGATGGCATGCTCTGCGCCGGTTATCTGCAGGGTGAGCGTGATGCTTGTGGAGGCGATTCTGGTGGTCCGCTGGTGTGTGATAGTCTGTTGACCGGCATTGTGTCGTGGGGCATTGAATGTGCGTTGCCACGGCTGCCCGGCGTTTACACGGATGTGGCCTACTACTCCGATTGGATCGACAATGAGTTGCAGAGTTATGTGAATAGCATGCAGCGTGCGAATAATACGAGCAATAGCACGCGTCCGGGTGGTAACAGTACCGGCAGTGGTAACAGCACCGGCAGCGGTAACAGCACAGGTGGTGGCAGTTGgggtggcggcggcggtggtgcCATGTCGACGTTCTCTCATTCCGCCGTTATGCTCGCTTTGATAGTTGCTTGGACCACAGTGATGAGCTATTTCAACTGAAATTATGACGTTTATATGCGCATGTGATATTACCCAAGTATTCAACGATTTTATTTCActgattttattcataaaatataattgaattaatgCGAAAACATTCTTTTGCTTCTAATGGAAAAAATAGGTCATAACCTCTTCCACcgaatttatggaatttttcagaTGTGTCaaacatttcttcttctttattggcgtagacacctcttactcggttatagccgagtttacaatagcgcgccaATCATGTTTCCTCTTCGtggtttggcgccaattggagatcccaagtgtagccagttccttttccacctggtaaTTCTAAAGTGGAagccttcctcttcctttggttcccccggcgagtactgcttcgaatactctTAGAGCTGGAGTTTTTCTATTcacaacataacctagccagcgtagtcgctgtcttaTAATTcgtgaactatgtcaatgttgtcgtataactcatacagctcatcgttccattgaatgcgatattcggtGTTGCCAATGCCCAAAGGAACATActtcttccgcagaacctttctctcgaaaactcataacggcgactcatcagatattgtcatcgcccatgcctctgcaccatacagcaggacgggtataacgagtgacttatagagtttggtttttgtttgtcgagagaggactttacttctcaattacctactcagtccggagtatcacctgttggcaagagtaatactgcgttagatttcgatgttgacatttttgttcttgttaatactggttccaaggtagTCGAAATTTTCTACGCCTTcgtagttatgactgtcaacagtgacgcgagtgcgacaactgtttgtttgatgataggagatatttgaCCTTGCTCCCGTTCACTATTAGACTTTTCGGGTCTGGTATCAAACTTTTCACACATCTTTAATAGGTTCATTCTCTCATGCTCTACGGGGCAGTGGTCTGGTGTGCATAC
The DNA window shown above is from Bactrocera tryoni isolate S06 chromosome 4, CSIRO_BtryS06_freeze2, whole genome shotgun sequence and carries:
- the LOC120776039 gene encoding trypsin eta-like, coding for MAAQRLKLVLAVFCTLFLILQSASVATGANTGAIGLGGRIINGTLASLNVTKHQVSIRRRTNDRFVFGAGHICGGSLIEPNVVLSAAHCFVNQEINTGIYRPASDYVVVMGTLDRYERTEYTLQFDINKIVYGINPFNLSTYETDIALVFLDGSVPAGHPTVQTIQRATTEVAVGTVCQATGWGQTESGLLAKELMSVDLPIIGSNQCTADTDFAKGLIRDGMLCAGYLQGERDACGGDSGGPLVCDSLLTGIVSWGIECALPRLPGVYTDVAYYSDWIDNELQSYVNSMQRANNTSNSTRPGGNSTGSGNSTGSGNSTGGGSWGGGGGGAMSTFSHSAVMLALIVAWTTVMSYFN